Proteins encoded together in one Epinephelus lanceolatus isolate andai-2023 chromosome 4, ASM4190304v1, whole genome shotgun sequence window:
- the LOC144462704 gene encoding uncharacterized protein LOC144462704: MCFLSVDVCRRKWKSLRDTYLKERKKETEKKSGATAGTGKKWKYFAALSFLDPFVAPRETSGNMGRVEEDRTADYETEFGAGPVELEDEGETAAGPSGIDIGDQPRYRSSESEADSDDAVPAAAPAAARPPNGTSGQQ, encoded by the exons atgtgttttttgtcaGTTGATGTTTGCCGGAGAAAGTGGAAGAGCCTCAGGGACACCtatttaaaagaaagaaagaaggagacagagaaaaagagtgGGGCAACAGCAGGGACAGGGAAGAAATGGAAGTACTTTGCGGCCCTATCTTTCCTCGACCCCTTTGTTGCACCAAGGGAGACGAGCGGTAACATGGGTCGGGTCGAGGAAGATAGGACCgcagattatgagacagagTTTGGAGCAGGGCCAGTCGAGCTGGAGGACGAGGGAGAGACAGCAGCAGGCCCATCAGGGATTGATATCGGAG ACCAGCCACGATATCGGTCCTCAGAAAGTGAGGCAGACAGTGACGATGCTGTCcctgctgctgcccctgctgcTGCAAGACCACCCAACG